The Candidatus Rokuibacteriota bacterium region ACTCGGCGGGGATCCTACTCGGCGACCAGCCGGTGAGCCTGCTCGGCACCGCCGTCACGGCGCGGCTCAAGGCCGTCGCCGCGCCGGGCGCGGACGCGCCCGTGCTGGTCTACGCGTGCAGGCTGATGCGCCGGTTCGCCGACCGTCTCGGACCCGACGGCTCGCTCCCGGAATTGCCGGGCGTGGCCCTCATGGGCCTGCCCTGCGTGGGGACGCTGCACCCGGACATGATCGCGAAGTCGCTCGAGGCCGGCGCGGGCGGCGTCTTCGTGGCGGGCTGCGTCCCCGAAGACTGTCCGTACCGGGAGGGCAGCCTCTGGCTGGCCGAGCGGCTCAGCGGCGCGCGACTGCCGGCGGCCAAGGACTTGCCCGCGGATCGGCTGCGCGTGCGCTGGTACTCGCCGGTGGAGACGGCGCGCTTCGTCAACGACGTGCGCGCCTTCCAGCAGGAGCTGCCGCGATGAGCGCGCCCGTCCTCGAAAGCCGCCGTCCGTCCGTCGTCAGGCTCGCAGGCTTCGCATTGCTGCTCACGGCGGTCTCGCTGGGGCTCGGCGCCTTTTCGGCCTTCCCCTGGACGGGCTCGGACCCCGGCGCGGCCGTGGTGCGCATCGCCTTCAAGCATGTGGCGGCATTCGAGCACGCCGGTCCCGCGCGCTCGCAGGAGGAGATCGACAAGCTCCCGCGGCACATGCGCCCGACCAGCCCGGAGCGCGCTCAGACGGGCCGCCGCGTGGACACCCAGCTCACGGTGGCCGTGAATGGGCGGGTGCTTCTCGTCCACCACTATCGCCCCGGCGGCCTGCGCCACGACGGCCCGACCTTCGGCTACGAGGAGCTGGCGGTGCCGCCGGGGCGCCGGCTCGTCGAGGTGACGCTGGCCGACCGGCAGCCCGAAGGCGCGCCGGAAGGCTCGGGCCGGCGGTGGCAGCTCAAGGAAGAGGTGGACATCGCGCCCGGCCGGGCGCTCCTCGTCGAGTTCTCGGAAGACAGCGGGCTCAGCGTTCGCTAGCCACCCGCGCGTTTGACTTGGCTCGCTCCCCGGTTTAGGGTGCCGCGTGGGAGGCGTCTCTATGCGATTTTCGACCCAGAACCTTTTGTCCCTCCGCGAGGGGCAGACCCATGCGCAGGTCTTCGCCAACACGCTCGACGAGTGCCGCTTGGCCGAGGAGCTCGGCTTTCACACGGTGTGGCTCGCCGAGCACCACTTCTCCTCATACGGCATTGCGCCGTCGCTGGCCGTGCTGGCGGCGGCGCTGGCGCGCGAGACCCGCCGCGTGCGCATCGGCACCGCCGTGGTCGTCGCGCCCTTCGCCCACCCGGTGCGTATCGCGGAAGAGTGGGCGATGGTGGACATCCTTTCCGGAGGCCGGCTCGACTTCGGCATCGGGCGCGGCTACCAGCCCGCCGAGTTCCGCGGGCTCGGGATCTCGATGGAGAAGACGCGCGAGCGCTTCGACGAGATTCTGGAGGTGATCCGCCGCGCGTGGACGGAGGAGCGCTGCACGTTCGAGGGCGAGTTCTACCAGGTGCGCGATCTCTGCGTGCTCCCGAAGCCCGTCCAGAAGCCCCACCCGCCGCTCTGGACCGCCGCCGTCTCCCCCGACACGTACACGCTGGCCGCCAAGCGCGGGCTCAAGATCCTGACCTCCCCCGCCTTCACGCCCTTCGACATCCTGCGCAAGAACTACGACGCGTACCGCCAGGCCTGGCGGGAGGCACAGGGCACCGATGCGGGCGCGGACATCTGCCTCAACAAGATCATTC contains the following coding sequences:
- a CDS encoding LLM class flavin-dependent oxidoreductase gives rise to the protein MRFSTQNLLSLREGQTHAQVFANTLDECRLAEELGFHTVWLAEHHFSSYGIAPSLAVLAAALARETRRVRIGTAVVVAPFAHPVRIAEEWAMVDILSGGRLDFGIGRGYQPAEFRGLGISMEKTRERFDEILEVIRRAWTEERCTFEGEFYQVRDLCVLPKPVQKPHPPLWTAAVSPDTYTLAAKRGLKILTSPAFTPFDILRKNYDAYRQAWREAQGTDAGADICLNKIIHVAETSKQAREDLREPIRWFFQTQAGLIADETGVPPEQYKFYRRVRENLLSLSEDKALDQAAIAGDPEEVADKIRQHQEALGIDFMMGAFSRGGLAHDKVRRSLKLFAEKVMPRFA